Proteins encoded by one window of Arachis ipaensis cultivar K30076 chromosome B04, Araip1.1, whole genome shotgun sequence:
- the LOC107638104 gene encoding UDP-glycosyltransferase 74G1-like, whose amino-acid sequence METKAIATRPHCLVLSFPGQGHINPMIQFSKLLVHEGVKITLATTCFYSKTLQNVPPYISLESISDGFHNGGFGEAGTFKAYLGRFWQVGPPTLVDLIEKLAKLGNPIDCIIYDSVAPWALDVAKRFGIVGASYFTQNMAVNSIYYHVQLGKIKVPLIESEISLPSMPKLQLCDMPSFFHNCDDEDLALLGLVVGQFSNVDKADWVLCNSFYELDKEVTDWTTKIWPKFRTIGPNIPSVFLDKRIKDDEDYGAAAFKSEEECMEWLDNKPNGSVVYVSFGSLVPLDEEQMREIAYGLRDSNHYFLWVVRTSEEIKLPKDFAKKSEKGLVVTWCSQLKVLAHESVACFVTHCGWNSTLETLSLGVPTIVVPQWSDQITNAKYMVDVWKVGIRVPINEKKIVKSEALRDCIKEMMECEKGKDMKNNAMQWKSLVLKAVSDGGGSSYENIMEFVNSLFTCSQLQVIS is encoded by the exons ATGGAGACCAAAGCCATAGCTACAAGACCACATTGTTTGGTGTTATCATTCCCAGGTCAAGGCCACATAAACCCCATGATTCAGTTCTCAAAGCTCTTGGTACATGAAGGGGTGAAAATAACACTAGCCACCACATGTTTTTACTCCAAGACCTTACAAAATGTGCCACCTTACATATCACTTGAATCAATCTCTGATGGGTTTCACAATGGTGGGTTCGGTGAAGCTGGAACCTTTAAGGCCTATTTGGGCCGGTTTTGGCAAGTGGGCCCACCAACCCTTGTTGATCTTATAGAAAAGCTTGCTAAATTAGGAAACCCAATAGATTGCATTATCTATGATTCAGTGGCACCATGGGCATTAGATGTTGCCAAAAGATTTGGCATAGTAGGTGCTTCTTACTTCACTCAAAATATGGCTGTGAATAGCATATATTATCATGTTCAATTGGGAAAGATTAAGGTTCCTCTGATTgagagtgaaatttcacttcctTCTATGCCTAAACTTCAACTTTGTGATATGCCTTCTTTCTTCCACAATTGTGATGATGAAGATTTGGCTTTGCTTGGCTTGGTAGTGGGTCAATTCTCCAACGTTGACAAAGCTGATTGGGTCCTATGCAATTCATTTTATGAGCTGGACAAAGAG GTGACAGATTGGACTACCAAGATTTGGCCAAAATTTAGAACCATCGGACCAAATATTCCCTCTGTATTTTTGGACAAACGAATTAAGGATGATGAAGATTATGGAGCTGCAGCAttcaagagtgaagaagaatgcaTGGAATGGCTAGACAATAAACCAAATGGATCGGTTGTTTATGTCTCATTTGGGAGCTTGGTTCCTCTTGATGAGGAACAAATGAGAGAAATAGCATATGGTCTAAGAGATAGTAATCATTATTTTTTGTGGGTGGTTAGAACCTCTGAAGAGATTAAACTTCCAAAAGATTTTGCAAAGAAATCAGAGAAGGGTTTGGTAGTAACATGGTGCTCCCAATTGAAAGTATTAGCTCATGAATCTGTGGCATGTTTTGTAACACATTGTGGTTGGAACTCTACATTGGAAACTTTGAGTTTAGGAGTTCCAACTATTGTAGTGCCTCAATGGTCTGATCAAATCACAAATGCAAAGTATATGGTTGATGTTTGGAAAGTGGGAATTAGAGTTCCAATTAATGAGAAAAAGATTGTGAAGAGTGAAGCATTGAGGGATTGCATAAAAGAAATGATGGAGTGTGAGAAAGGAAAAGACATGAAGAATAATGCCATGCAATGGAAATCTTTGGTTCTGAAAGCTGTTAGCGATGGAGGTGGAAGTTCTTATGAAAACATCATGGAATTTGTGAATAGCTTGTTTACATGCTCTCAATTACAAGTTATTTCTTAG
- the LOC107635205 gene encoding UDP-glycosyltransferase 74G1 has protein sequence MGIKPHCLVLSFPGQGHINPMIQFSKLLVHEGVKVTLATTCFYSKTLQNVPPYISLESISDGFHNGGFGEAGTFKAYLGRFWQVGPPSLVDLIEKLAKLGNPIDCIIYDSALPWALDVAKRFGIVGASYLTQNTAVNSIYYHVQLGKIKVPLIESEISLPSMPKLQLCDMPSFFNNCDDDEDLAVLDLATGQFSNVDKADWVLCNSFYELDKEVADWTMKIWPKFRTIGPNIPSVFLDKRIKDDEDYGGAAFKSEEECMEWLDNKPNGSVIYVSFGSLVPLDEEQMREIAYGLRDSNHYFLWVVRTSEEIKLPKDFAKKSEKGLVVTWCSQLKVLAHQSVACFVTHCGWNSTLETLSLGVPTIVVPQWSDQITNAKYMVDVWKVGIRVPNDEKKKIVKSEALRDCIKEMMECEKGKEMKNNAMQWKSLALKAVSDEGGSSYKNMIEFVNSLFTCSQSQVIT, from the exons atgggtATCAAACCGCATTGTTTGGTGTTATCATTCCCAGGTCAAGGCCACATAAACCCCATGATTCAGTTCTCAAAGCTCTTGGTACATGAAGGAGTGAAAGTAACACTAGCCACCACATGTTTTTACTCCAAGACCTTACAAAATGTGCCACCTTACATATCACTTGAATCAATCTCTGATGGGTTTCACAATGGTGGGTTCGGTGAAGCTGGAACCTTTAAGGCCTATTTGGGCCGGTTTTGGCAAGTGGGCCCACCCTCCCTTGTTGATCTTATAGAAAAGCTTGCTAAGTTAGGAAACCCAATAGATTGCATTATCTATGATTCAGCGTTGCCGTGGGCATTAGATGTTGCCAAAAGATTTGGCATAGTAGGTGCTTCTTACTTGACTCAAAATACCGCTGTGAATAGCATATATTATCATGTTCAATTGGGAAAGATTAAGGTTCCTCTGATTgagagtgaaatttcacttcctTCTATGCCTAAACTTCAACTTTGTGACATGCCTTCTTTCTTCAACAattgtgatgatgatgaagatttgGCTGTGCTTGACTTGGCAACGGGTCAATTCTCCAACGTTGACAAAGCTGATTGGGTCCTATGCAATTCATTTTATGAGCTGGACAAGGAG GTGGCTGATTGGACAATGAAAATTTGGCCAAAATTTAGAACCATTGGACCAAATATCCCCTCTGTATTTTTGGACAAACGAATTAAGGATGATGAAGATTATGGAGGTGCAGCAttcaagagtgaagaagaatgcaTGGAATGGCTAGACAATAAACCAAATGGATCGGTTATTTATGTATCATTTGGGAGCTTGGTTCCTCTTGATGAAGAACAAATGAGAGAAATAGCATATGGTCTAAGAGATAGTAATCATTATTTTTTGTGGGTGGTTAGAACCTCTGAAGAGATTAAACTTCCAAAAGATTTTGCAAAGAAATCAGAGAAGGGTTTGGTAGTAACATGGTGCTCCCAATTGAAAGTACTAGCTCATCAATCTGTGGCATGTTTTGTAACACATTGTGGTTGGAACTCTACATTGGAAACTTTGAGTTTAGGAGTTCCAACTATTGTAGTGCCACAATGGTCTGATCAAATCACAAATGCAAAGTATATGGTTGATGTTTGGAAAGTGGGAATTAGAGTTCCAAATGATGAGAAAAAGAAGATTGTGAAGAGTGAAGCATTGAGGGATTGCATAAAGGAAATGATGGAGTGTGAGAaaggaaaagagatgaagaatAATGCCATGCAATGGAAATCTTTGGCTCTGAAAGCAGTTAGTGATGAAGGTGGAAGTTCTTACAAAAACATGATAGAATTTGTGAATAGCTTGTTTACATGCTCTCAATCACAAGTTATTACTTAG